In Erigeron canadensis isolate Cc75 chromosome 1, C_canadensis_v1, whole genome shotgun sequence, a single window of DNA contains:
- the LOC122584971 gene encoding uncharacterized protein LOC122584971 codes for MGKLMHNTQIKHSSHPHLLQLSPTLHLQNQQNCAGCNLQISSHDHTEQVYTCAPCGFFLHQSCTKFPQLITHPSHREHSLSLLPTPIYPGGFFRCDACTQHGTKFSYHCHFCDYDLHVLCASKPLSTNHPFHPHPLVLTFSSPYGEKLGFSCDVCQSVGSCDQWLYRCNSCEFDVHLHCALVKVQPHQQPQPHPQPPPLQHTYSFPGAAQPNHSMAAAGQPLPHSMSTGHIQPNYWQPQPQPMQNNPQPQPSSFQQPPQQVGIQSNYNMPMQTSGPAMNNNNNNQNNGLADVIVTGFVEGMAQQLGQDLVQSLTGGGNDGGNNNNYDGTASTNDEY; via the coding sequence ATGGGAAAGTTAATGCACAACACACAAATCAAGCACTCAAGTCATCCCCATCTTCTACAATTATCACCAACTCTTCATCTTCAAAACCAACAAAATTGTGCTGGTTGCAACCTTCAAATTTCTTCTCATGATCACACCGAACAAGTCTACACTTGCGCCCCGTGTGGTTTTTTCTTGCATCAATCATGCACAAAGTTTCCACAACTAATCACACATCCATCACACCGTGAACATTCCCTTTCTCTCCTTCCCACCCCTATATACCCTGGCGGTTTTTTCCGTTGTGATGCATGCACACAGCATGGAACCAAATTTAGCTATCATTGTCATTTTTGTGATTATGATTTGCATGTTCTTTGTGCATCAAAACCACTTTCTACCAACCATCCTTTTCATCCTCACCCGCTTGTTCTAACGTTTTCGTCTCCTTATGGTGAAAAATTAGGCTTTTCTTGCGACGTCTGTCAGAGTGTAGGATCATGTGATCAATGGCTTTACCGATGCAATTCTTGTGAATTTGATGTTCATTTACATTGTGCATTAGTCAAAGTACAACCCCATCAACAACCACAACCACATCCACAACCTCCGCCTCTCCAACACACTTATTCGTTTCCAGGTGCAGCGCAACCAAATCATTCCATGGCGGCGGCGGGCCAACCACTTCCACATAGTATGAGCACGGGACATATTCAACCGAATTACTGGCAACCACAACCGCAACCAATGCAAAATAACCCTCAACCACAACCAAGTAGTTTCCAGCAGCCACCCCAACAAGTTGGTATACAAAGTAATTACAATATGCCAATGCAGACTTCTGGGCCTGCaatgaacaataataataataatcaaaataatgGACTTGCGGATGTGATAGTCACCGGGTTTGTGGAAGGTATGGCACAGCAGCTTGGCCAGGATTTAGTCCAAAGTCTTACGGGTGGCGGGAATGACGgtggaaataataataactatgaCGGCACTGCTAGTACGAATGATGAGTACTAA
- the LOC122603785 gene encoding peptidyl-prolyl cis-trans isomerase FKBP17-2, chloroplastic, whose amino-acid sequence MATFFGSPPFVSHPIVRTQQLSSSSQPPPPTPPPPQDSSQPISISKSSQELKQPSVVPSDKARQSARGTSADSTDWIASSLTRRFGLGAGLAWAGFLTFGVVSEQIKTRFEVNQQEANTRDVEKEVEVVLPNGIRYYELRVGGGATPRKGDLVVIDIKGTVQGDGVFVDTFDRDKKPLALVVGSRPYSKGMCEGIEMVLRSMKNGGKRRVIVPPELGFGDEGADFGSGFKIPPSATLEYIVEVEKVSIAPS is encoded by the exons ATGGCAACTTTCTTTGGTTCTCCTCCCTTTGTGTCACATCCTATAGTAAGAACACAACAGTTATCTTCGTCATCACAACCACCACCGCCAACGCCGCCGCCGCCACAAGACTCGTCTCAACCAATATCCATTAGTAAGAGTTCACAGGAGCTGAAGCAGCCATCAGTGGTGCCTTCAGATAAGGCACGACAAAGCGCCAGGGGTACAAGTGCTGATTCAACTGATTGGATTGCATCGAGCTTGACCAGGAGATTTGGTCTTGGTGCTGGGTTGGCTTGGGCAGGTTTTTTAACATTTGGTGTTGTTTCAGAACAAATTAAGACCCGTTTCGAAGTCAATCAACAAGAAGCCAATACAAG GGATGTAGAGAAGGAAGTTGAGGTGGTGTTACCTAATGGCATAAG GTACTACGAGTTAAGAGTCGGTGGTGGTGCTACACCAAGGAAGGGCGATTTAGTGGTTATAGATATCAAGGGAACTGTACAAGGAGATGGTGTCTTTGTGGACACTTTTGATCGTGACAAAAAACCGTTGGCTCTTGTAGTTGGATCAAGGCCTTATAGCAAAGGAATGTGTGAAGGGATTGAGATGGTATTAAGATCAATGAAAAATGGTGGAAAACGAAGAGTAATAGTTCCTCCTGAGCTCGGATTTGGAGACGAGGGTGCAGATTTTGGTTCCGGCTTCAAGATTCCTCCTTCTGCAACACTTGAGTACATTGTTGAGGTCGAAAAGGTTTCAATTGCACCTTCATAA
- the LOC122603773 gene encoding probable serine/threonine-protein kinase SIS8 isoform X1, with product MKNLLRKLHMMPNNQTSSSSSSSSDAVNDSKVGQSVDKSGISGWLNSVVTNRPNARNEDKNEVGFDSIMSCDDDDDKGGSRDPEVEEEYQIQMALELSAREDPEAAQIEAVKQISLGGSLCPPETNSPAQTLSYRYWNYSALSYDDKILDGFYDLYETSTGVVLSKMPSLLDLHGTPVSDSTTWEAIVVNKAADAELLKLEKSALEATVKLTSDSFSSVGQNMVHKLAIIASNHMGGLVGDPDKMLLACRNFIYNLKATIGSNVLPLGSLKIGMARHRALLFKVLADSVGIPCRLVKGKHYTGSADIAMSFIKLDDGREYIVDLMADPGTLILSDTAHVDHDESSFSSSPWSPDDDPSRLTFRSGLTTSSEECSEFGSHEKRAWITHLDPTQERPDQEPEKSSSLISTKIQTEDIIGEIPLRPSHHSHARSPSWTEGVSSPAVRKMKVKDVSQYMIDAAKENPQLAQKLHDVLLESGVVAPANLFTEVYDEQDDTRVPNQNNEESGKWDRSKTTEGQSHLDHPRFLPSLPSTNAHAKPASSPSEVNPAHYATKVPAAAAAAAAAAVVASSMMVAATRSTTDSNIELPVAAAATVTAAAVVATGLPSLVDCPRRDGEGEFGNLLARENDVAQEGERVSDRSAGNDSTISEVSLEDVADCEIAWEDITLGERIGLGSYGEVYRGDWHGTEVAVKKFLDQEITIESLEEFKREVGIMKRVRHPNVVLFMGAVTRAPHLSIITEFLPRGSLYRLIHRPNNLLDIRRRLRIAFDAARGMNYLHNCTPVIVHRDLKSPNLLVDKNWVVKVCDFGLSRMKHSTFLSSRSTAGTAEWMAPEVLRNEPSDEKCDVYSFGVILWELCTLQQPWGGMNPMQVVGAVGFQHRRLDIPDDVDPAIADIIIKCWQTDPRLRPTFADIMAALKPLQKPITVSKTARD from the exons ATGAAGAATTTGTTAAGAAAGTTACATATGATGCCTAATAATCAAacttcatcgtcatcatcatcatcatcagatgctGTGAATGACTCAAAGGTGGGTCAATCAGTTGATAAGTCTGGTATTTCAGGGTGGCTTAATTCCGTGGTGACGAATCGTCCGAATGCGAGAAATGAGGATAAGAATGAAGTGGGGTTTGATTCAATAATGAgttgtgatgatgatgatgataaaggCGGGTCGAGGGACCCGGAAGTAGAAGAAGAATACCAAATACAAATGGCATTGGAGTTGAGTGCAAGGGAGGATCCTGAAGCTGCCCAAATTGAAGCTGTTAAGCAGATTAGTTTGGGTGGGTCATTATGTCCTCCAGAAACTAATTCGCCTGCTCAAACCCTATCGTATCGATATTGG AATTACAGTGCTCTTAGTTATGATGATAAGATCCTGGATGGGTTCTATGATTTGTATGAGACGTCAACGGGAGTTGTATTGTCAAAGATGCCATCCCTATTGGATTTACATGGAACTCCTGTGTCAGATAGTACCACTTGGGAAGCGATTGTGGTCAACAAAGCTGCAGATGCCGAGCTGTTAAAACTAGAGAAAAGTGCATTGGAAGCAACAGTCAAGTTAACATCAGATTCTTTTAGTTCGGTAGGTCAAAATATGGTGCATAAACTTGCTATCATAGCTTCTAATCACATGGGTGGGCTGGTGGGGGATCCAGACAAGATGTTGCTTGCATGTAGAAATTTCATCTATAACCTTAAGGCAACTATTGGAAGCAATGTGTTGCCTCTTGGCTCACTAAAAATTGGGATGGCACGCCATCGTGCATTGCTTTTTAAG GTTTTGGCTGATAGTGTCGGTATTCCTTGCCGCTTGGTGAAAGGGAAACACTATACTGGCTCTGCTGATATTGCAATGAGCTTTATTAAGCTTGATGATGGAAG GGAATACATTGTTGATCTAATGGCAGACCCTGGAACACTTATTTTATCTGATACTGCCCATGTTGATCATGATGAATCTTCATTCTCATCTAGTCCATGGTCCCCAGATGATGATCCTTCTCGTTTAACTTTTAGAAGTGGTCTTACTACTTCATCTGAAGAATGCTCGGAATTTGGGTCCCACGAGAAAAGGGCCTGGATTACACACCTAGATCCCACTCAAGAACGACCTGATCAAGAACCTGAAAAATCTTCCTCTTTAATTTCCACCAAAATACAGACGGAGGACATCATTGGTGAAATTCCTTTAAGACCCTCTCATCACAGCCATGCAAGATCCCCTTCTTGGACTGAAGGTGTGAGCTCCCCTGCAGTACGAAAAATGAAGGTAAAGGATGTTTCACAATACATGATTGATGCTGCTAAAGAAAACCCTCAACTAGCCCAGAAGTTGCATGACGTATTACTTGAAAGTGGTGTAGTTGCTCCTGCTAATTTGTTTACCGAAGTTTATGATGAACAAGACGATACACGTGTTCCTAACCAAAATAATGAAGAAAGCGGTAAGTGGGATAGGTCAAAGACTACTGAGGGTCAAAGTCATTTGGATCATCCTCGATTTTTACCTAGTTTGCCTTCCACTAATGCACACGCTAAGCCTGCCTCATCACCATCTGAAGTCAATCCAGCGCACTACGCGACAAAAGTCCCGGCGGCTGCTGCGGCAGCGGCAGCTGCTGCAGTCGTTGCATCATCAATGATGGTTGCCGCAACAAGAAGTACAACAGATTCAAACATAGAACTACCCGTAGCAGCTGCAGCAACAGTAACAGCTGCAGCAGTTGTGGCAACTGGTTTGCCTAGTTTAGTGGATTGTCCAAGAAGGGATGGAGAGGGAGAATTTGGTAATCTACTAGCCAGAGAGAATGATGTGGCACAAGAAGGAGAGAGGGTATCAGATAGGTCTGCAGGTAACGATAGCACAATATCTGAAGTCTCCCTTGAGGATGTAGCAGATTGTGAGATAGCGTGGGAAGATATAACCTTAGGTGAACGTATCGGATTGG GATCATATGGGGAGGTTTATCGTGGTGATTGGCATGGAACT GAAGTTGCTGTTAAGAAGTTTCTAGACCAGGAAATAACCATTGAATCCCTTGAGGAATTCAAACGTGAG GTGGGTATTATGAAAAGAGTTCGACATCCCAATGTGGTTCTCTTCATGGGGGCTGTAACACGTGCTCCACATCTTTCAATCATTACTGAATTTCTGCCTAG AGGTAGTTTGTATAGATTAATCCACCGACCCAACAATCTACTTGATATTAGACGACGTTTGAGGATAGCCTTTGATGCT GCTCGTGGTATGAATTATTTGCACAACTGCACGCCAGTTATAGTTCACCGTGATTTGAAGTCCCCAAATCTCCTTGTCGATAAAAATTGGGTTGTGAAG GTTTGTGATTTTGGGCTGTCAAGAATGAAGCACAGCACTTTCCTTTCGTCAAGGTCTACAGCAGGGACG GCAGAATGGATGGCTCCGGAGGTCCTACGGAATGAACCTTCAGATGAAAA GTGTGACGTTTACAGCTTTGGTGTAATTTTATGGGAGTTATGTACATTGCAACAGCCATGGGGTGGAATGAACCCGATGCAAGTTGTTGGTGCTGTTGGGTTTCAGCATCGACGTCTTGATATTCCTGATGATGTGGACCCTGCCATTGctgatataataataaaatgttggCAAAC CGATCCAAGATTACGGCCTACATTTGCTGACATCATGGCGGCATTGAAGCCGCTTCAAAAGCCAATCACTGTTTCAAAAACCGCACGGGACTAG
- the LOC122603773 gene encoding probable serine/threonine-protein kinase SIS8 isoform X2 produces MKNLLRKLHMMPNNQTSSSSSSSSDAVNDSKVGQSVDKSGISGWLNSVVTNRPNARNEDKNEVGFDSIMSCDDDDDKGGSRDPEVEEEYQIQMALELSAREDPEAAQIEAVKQISLGGSLCPPETNSPAQTLSYRYWNYSALSYDDKILDGFYDLYETSTGVVLSKMPSLLDLHGTPVSDSTTWEAIVVNKAADAELLKLEKSALEATVKLTSDSFSSVGQNMVHKLAIIASNHMGGLVGDPDKMLLACRNFIYNLKATIGSNVLPLGSLKIGMARHRALLFKVLADSVGIPCRLVKGKHYTGSADIAMSFIKLDDGREYIVDLMADPGTLILSDTAHVDHDESSFSSSPWSPDDDPSRLTFRSGLTTSSEECSEFGSHEKRAWITHLDPTQERPDQEPEKSSSLISTKIQTEDIIGEIPLRPSHHSHARSPSWTEGVSSPAVRKMKVKDVSQYMIDAAKENPQLAQKLHDVLLESGVVAPANLFTEVYDEQDDTRVPNQNNEESGKWDRSKTTEGQSHLDHPRFLPSLPSTNAHAKPASSPSEVNPAHYATKVPAAAAAAAAAAVVASSMMVAATRSTTDSNIELPVAAAATVTAAAVVATGLPSLVDCPRRDGEGEFGNLLARENDVAQEGERVSDRSAGNDSTISEVSLEDVADCEIAWEDITLGERIGLGSYGEVYRGDWHGTEVAVKKFLDQEITIESLEEFKREVGIMKRVRHPNVVLFMGAVTRAPHLSIITEFLPRGSLYRLIHRPNNLLDIRRRLRIAFDAARGMNYLHNCTPVIVHRDLKSPNLLVDKNWVVKVCDFGLSRMKHSTFLSSRSTAGTERLI; encoded by the exons ATGAAGAATTTGTTAAGAAAGTTACATATGATGCCTAATAATCAAacttcatcgtcatcatcatcatcatcagatgctGTGAATGACTCAAAGGTGGGTCAATCAGTTGATAAGTCTGGTATTTCAGGGTGGCTTAATTCCGTGGTGACGAATCGTCCGAATGCGAGAAATGAGGATAAGAATGAAGTGGGGTTTGATTCAATAATGAgttgtgatgatgatgatgataaaggCGGGTCGAGGGACCCGGAAGTAGAAGAAGAATACCAAATACAAATGGCATTGGAGTTGAGTGCAAGGGAGGATCCTGAAGCTGCCCAAATTGAAGCTGTTAAGCAGATTAGTTTGGGTGGGTCATTATGTCCTCCAGAAACTAATTCGCCTGCTCAAACCCTATCGTATCGATATTGG AATTACAGTGCTCTTAGTTATGATGATAAGATCCTGGATGGGTTCTATGATTTGTATGAGACGTCAACGGGAGTTGTATTGTCAAAGATGCCATCCCTATTGGATTTACATGGAACTCCTGTGTCAGATAGTACCACTTGGGAAGCGATTGTGGTCAACAAAGCTGCAGATGCCGAGCTGTTAAAACTAGAGAAAAGTGCATTGGAAGCAACAGTCAAGTTAACATCAGATTCTTTTAGTTCGGTAGGTCAAAATATGGTGCATAAACTTGCTATCATAGCTTCTAATCACATGGGTGGGCTGGTGGGGGATCCAGACAAGATGTTGCTTGCATGTAGAAATTTCATCTATAACCTTAAGGCAACTATTGGAAGCAATGTGTTGCCTCTTGGCTCACTAAAAATTGGGATGGCACGCCATCGTGCATTGCTTTTTAAG GTTTTGGCTGATAGTGTCGGTATTCCTTGCCGCTTGGTGAAAGGGAAACACTATACTGGCTCTGCTGATATTGCAATGAGCTTTATTAAGCTTGATGATGGAAG GGAATACATTGTTGATCTAATGGCAGACCCTGGAACACTTATTTTATCTGATACTGCCCATGTTGATCATGATGAATCTTCATTCTCATCTAGTCCATGGTCCCCAGATGATGATCCTTCTCGTTTAACTTTTAGAAGTGGTCTTACTACTTCATCTGAAGAATGCTCGGAATTTGGGTCCCACGAGAAAAGGGCCTGGATTACACACCTAGATCCCACTCAAGAACGACCTGATCAAGAACCTGAAAAATCTTCCTCTTTAATTTCCACCAAAATACAGACGGAGGACATCATTGGTGAAATTCCTTTAAGACCCTCTCATCACAGCCATGCAAGATCCCCTTCTTGGACTGAAGGTGTGAGCTCCCCTGCAGTACGAAAAATGAAGGTAAAGGATGTTTCACAATACATGATTGATGCTGCTAAAGAAAACCCTCAACTAGCCCAGAAGTTGCATGACGTATTACTTGAAAGTGGTGTAGTTGCTCCTGCTAATTTGTTTACCGAAGTTTATGATGAACAAGACGATACACGTGTTCCTAACCAAAATAATGAAGAAAGCGGTAAGTGGGATAGGTCAAAGACTACTGAGGGTCAAAGTCATTTGGATCATCCTCGATTTTTACCTAGTTTGCCTTCCACTAATGCACACGCTAAGCCTGCCTCATCACCATCTGAAGTCAATCCAGCGCACTACGCGACAAAAGTCCCGGCGGCTGCTGCGGCAGCGGCAGCTGCTGCAGTCGTTGCATCATCAATGATGGTTGCCGCAACAAGAAGTACAACAGATTCAAACATAGAACTACCCGTAGCAGCTGCAGCAACAGTAACAGCTGCAGCAGTTGTGGCAACTGGTTTGCCTAGTTTAGTGGATTGTCCAAGAAGGGATGGAGAGGGAGAATTTGGTAATCTACTAGCCAGAGAGAATGATGTGGCACAAGAAGGAGAGAGGGTATCAGATAGGTCTGCAGGTAACGATAGCACAATATCTGAAGTCTCCCTTGAGGATGTAGCAGATTGTGAGATAGCGTGGGAAGATATAACCTTAGGTGAACGTATCGGATTGG GATCATATGGGGAGGTTTATCGTGGTGATTGGCATGGAACT GAAGTTGCTGTTAAGAAGTTTCTAGACCAGGAAATAACCATTGAATCCCTTGAGGAATTCAAACGTGAG GTGGGTATTATGAAAAGAGTTCGACATCCCAATGTGGTTCTCTTCATGGGGGCTGTAACACGTGCTCCACATCTTTCAATCATTACTGAATTTCTGCCTAG AGGTAGTTTGTATAGATTAATCCACCGACCCAACAATCTACTTGATATTAGACGACGTTTGAGGATAGCCTTTGATGCT GCTCGTGGTATGAATTATTTGCACAACTGCACGCCAGTTATAGTTCACCGTGATTTGAAGTCCCCAAATCTCCTTGTCGATAAAAATTGGGTTGTGAAG GTTTGTGATTTTGGGCTGTCAAGAATGAAGCACAGCACTTTCCTTTCGTCAAGGTCTACAGCAGGGACG GAAAGGCTAATTTAG